In Chryseobacterium oryzae, the genomic stretch CCCGTTGTAAGCCATCTCAGAATGGTAAGAACGCTGGTGTAATTATCATGTCTGTCTACCAAAGCGATATTTCCTACTAATTTTGAGTTGAGGTTTTTTAAATATACTTTTAATTTTTCCTGAGACAGCATCCACATATTTCTGGTGCCTGAAATAGTGACAACCGGTACATCTTTCATTATCTTTTCAGCAAAACCGCTTTTCAGAAAAGAAATAATAGGAATAGAAGGGGTAAGATACCATACCTGATATCCGAAAAGAATCAGATCAAATTTTGTATTGAGAACTTCTTCCGGTGGAGGTAAAATTTCACTTGGGATCTGTAAATAAGATTCTGGAAATGTATTGAAAAAAACATCACCCGGCCATGGGAATGGGAAGTCTTTTTTTAGCTGAATATTGTAATAAGTTACTTTGTATTCAGTTTTTTTATCTTCAAAAGGTTTCGCAATATTTTTTACAATATCTTCCAGCTGCCCGGTCTGAGTATAATAAATTACGAGTATGTTTTTTTGCATTAATCTTTTTTATGTATTACAAAAATATGATTTTAGATTTATTATTCGTGCCTAAATATTTTTAATGAACCAGAATTAAACAATTGTTTATAATTTTGGTTTTCAAAAACATTATTTTCAATATTGAGGAGAATAACGGTTTCCGGGCAATCTGTAATGCTGTTTAGATCGAAATTTTGATCTGAAATTAAAAGCACATCAACCTTTTTATTGATTTCTGCTTGGTTTTCAATATAAAACAGTTTTCTTTTCTTTACCAGATAATTGTTTTTTGCAACGGCTCTTTTTTCTGAATCTCGTATCTGGCTGAACAGCTTTCTTTTCGCCTGCTGAAGTGTAAGAAGAACATCTTTCTGCCCGAAATCATCGGCAATATGTAAGATAACCGCATCTTTGGCAATCCATTGATTG encodes the following:
- a CDS encoding dialkylrecorsinol condensing enzyme DarA, whose amino-acid sequence is MQKNILVIYYTQTGQLEDIVKNIAKPFEDKKTEYKVTYYNIQLKKDFPFPWPGDVFFNTFPESYLQIPSEILPPPEEVLNTKFDLILFGYQVWYLTPSIPIISFLKSGFAEKIMKDVPVVTISGTRNMWMLSQEKLKVYLKNLNSKLVGNIALVDRHDNYTSVLTILRWLTTGKKEKSGMLPAAGVSDEEIQGSVKYGRIIEQHFSSNFVGLQPELVKNGAVEIRPFLVRVEKVGNKIFTVWSNLIIRKKEKRPLLIKLFKVYLMAAIWIISPIVLIFHLLLAPLLWKKRKKQREYLQGINLK